One part of the Schistocerca piceifrons isolate TAMUIC-IGC-003096 chromosome 2, iqSchPice1.1, whole genome shotgun sequence genome encodes these proteins:
- the LOC124777539 gene encoding uncharacterized protein LOC124777539 isoform X1, which translates to MLCAVLVLSFCVAVAPSTTVVDKKLHASPLTTAPTTPSPQATPRTSTRLTTYTVPTTRQSTTTTTTADDVRPLSECAVPTFSMSLRSARNSSGVWTDEVESADAVEQGSERQPGGYRLDVEQAASYSCGGGESVSLTLTLTAPVLPLPSIGKL; encoded by the exons ATGCTCTGCGCAGTGTTGGTGCTCAGTTTTTGC GTTGCAGTGGCCCCTTCTACGACGGTGGTGGATAAGAAACTGCATGCGTCTCCACTGACGACGGCGCCAACGACGCCGTCGCCGCAGGCAACCCCGAGAACATCGACAAGGCTGACGACGTACACCGTGCCAACGACCAGGCAGtcgacgacgaccaccaccactGCTGACGACGTGCGGCCACTGTCAGAGTGCGCTGTCCCCACTTTCTCCATGTCGCTGCGCAGTGCGAGGAACTCGTCTGGTGTGTGGACGGACGAG GTGGAGTCGGCGGACGCGGTGGAGCAGGGCTCGGAGCGGCAGCCCGGCGGCTACCGGCTGGACGTGGAGCAAGCGGCCAGCTACTCGTGCGGCGGCGGCGAAAGCGTCTCGCTCACCCTCACCCTCACAG